The segment AAACAAGAGGAGATTCTCCAGTCAGAGGGGCTCGTTGCTCTGAGGGAGGCCCATGAGGTCCATGTCAAAGAGGAGGCCGATGCACAGGGAGACTGGGGGGATATGGTAACCCTGACAATCCCATACACCGATGCCCCCCATAGTGACCTTGGTTTGTCTGCACCATGTGCCAGTGAGCCCCAGCCTCTATCAACACCATGGACCAGTGAGGAGCAGCCTTCACACCCAGGGTCAGCAGTAATACCAGCCCAGGGGATAGAGAGCTCTATGGGGCCCCCTGAGTCCATGTGCCACCTGAGAATCCATATGCAGTGCCACACGAGGGAGAGGCCGTACAGCTGctctcagtgtgggaagagcttcagcCATCAGAGCGTCTTGAAGAGACACAGGGCCTATCACACCGGAGAGAGGCCTTACCAGTGCACGGACTGTGGGAAAAGATTTATCGCTAGAGCGGACCTGAAAAAACATGAACAAATCCATTCAAGGTAACATTGGGCAAAATGTTTTGGAGTACTCGTGTACCAGGGAGAATTAGCTTGCTTGCTAGTTAGCAAAGTTTAAATCGCACTGTtcctgttttttatattttccaggGGCATCTGTACCATTTCCAAGGCAAAACTGACAAAGGGAGTCCAAGATAATGAAGATTACGCTGCGCCAGTTCATGTTACATCAAGAACTGGAAGGATTATACCCCTGGCATTATTAGTGAGTTTGAAATGAGATGAAACTTCTTACTCGTCGACCAGGGTTTGTTGTGAAGCAAAGTAGCTAGCTATACTCTTAGGTTTGTTAGCCTCTCCAATCTCCACTTGGTCAGTTAACTTACTGTGTATTTCTTTATTCCTAATAGGCATCAGTAAGACAGGCCCATAAGCAGCTTGGGGAGGACCTCAAATGGAGATTCGGCCCAAATGACTGGTATGCACTTTATTAACAAGGCTGTAGTGATACTGCTCTTTGAAAAGTTGCTTGGTTTCTTAGTTTGATTTATACTTACAGGGAtatttcacccaaattacaaaattacattggTTTAAActtaacaaaagcatggattgctgtcataccttgtccatagactgcttacagggtaaggaaaccaatatgtcattttgtattttgggtgaactatcccctTAAATATTCCATTAGTTGTTTTCAGTTGGTTGCACCATTGCAGACGTGGGTTCAAATTATATTTGAAACTTTGCTTATCCTGCCTAGAGTGTCAAGTGGGTgaggtttgcacttttgggatgtTTTGATTTCATATAGTATAGTCAAGTTTATTACATGATCATCACACTCGTATTTCTTTCAATAATCATAACATTATGGTTTTTCAGCTTCAGGTCCCCTCACAACGAGGAGGTGACCAAAGCAGTGATGCAGATTGTAAAGGATGGAGGCAAAAACTGGGGTCCCGACAGCCTCATCAGAAGTGAGTCTTAGCTTTAGTAGCTACCGTATAGTATACATTTACAGGATGTAACAATGTAAAGAATCCATATCTCTTCAAAAATATATTGTTAGTATGTAATGTTGTCTCCTGCTGCAGCAGCCTTCCGTGTATTTCATGATTTGAAACTGAATTAATTGAATATTGCATTCCGTTTAAAATGTCAATTtaattcaatattcaaattcaataattacactgaacaaaaaaatatacGCAACAATTtctaatattttactgagttacagttcatataaggaaatcagtcaattgaaataaattcattaggccctcatCTATGGATCTCACATGActggggtgcagccatgggtgggcctgggagggcaaagGCCCACTCACTTGGCAGGGGAGcctggcccagccaatcagaattactttttccccacaaaggggctttattacagacagaaatactccctagcaccccccctcagacgatcccacaggtgaaaaaGCCGAATGTTGAGGtcatgggctggcgtggttacacgtggtctgtggttgtgaggccggttggacgtattgccaaattctctaaaacgacgttggaggccgCTTATGGTAGATACATTAACatgcaattctctggcaacagctctggtggacattcctgtagttagcatgccaattacacgctctatgaaaacttgagacatctgtgacattgtgttgtgtgacaaaactgcacattttaaagtggcctttttgttgtccccagcgcaaggtgcacctgtgtaatgatcatgctgtttaatcagtttcggGTGGATGGATtgtattggcaaaggagaaatgctcactaacagggatataaacaaatttgtgcccaacatttttgagaaatacactttttgttcgtatggaacatttctggtattttctttatttcagcttatgaaacatgggacaaacactttacatgttgcgtttatatttctgttcagtgtatattCAGTTTCAATATGGTAGATTTGTAAACTTGATACACAGACAACGATTGCAAACTATCATTTCAAGTTTATCAAAGTTTCATATATTCAACTTGGATGTATCCAAATTCAGGACAACATCCTGGTTCTTTGCAAGGCAGGAAAAGTAGAGGAGAAAAGATAGAATTAAACGCTCACTGTGGTAAACAGAAGAGTGTCAGTTTCTGAAGTCAATGTGGCATGTTGAATTTATTTTCTTCCTATGAATTTGGCTCTAGCATTTGAACCTTTTTGACCTTAAtttaaactattatgaccccattCCTGAAAGTTAAGACTCTGAAATATGGATGTGCCTTCTGTTCCCATCTATGATGATCACAGACCGCGTTAGAAGCGAGTGCCACAAAAACCACAATTTGGTCCACATAAAAATACAGTTGATTTGCCCTGTCATAGCCCTTCTAAGGATAGCCGTTCCATTCCCTATTTAATCTTGCTCTTGTGACTGACTGGGATCGAACCAGATCTCCTTCATGTCACAAGACTGTTAGCCCACTTAGCTAAAGCCTATAGGGATAAGTTCAGGAAGTTTATGTAAAGGACGACATGGTGCTTAACGAGTACCGCTCCCCCCCCGGTTCAACTCATATGAAACTCGAACTCAGGACTTCTGCCTTGCAAGCACACGTGACTTCCTTCCTGATGTGTTCCAACCCACCATGCTATTGTAGAGGTCCTGAGTCaatggatgccacctttccaacgagtcagttcgtcaaatttcttccccgctagaactgccccggtcaagtcaagtgctgttattgtgaaatggaaacatctaggagaaacaacggctaggccgtgaagtggtagaccacacaagctcacagaacggggccgccgagtgctgaagcgcgtagcgcttAAATATTGTCTggcctcagttgcaacactcattaccgagttccaaactgcctctggatgcaaggtcagcacaaaaactgtttgttggagcttcaagaaatgggtttccatggctgaccagccgcacacaagcctaacatcaccatgcacaatgctaagcatcggctggagtggtgtaaagcttgccgccagtggaaacgcattctctgggttgatcacgtttcaccatctggcagtccaacggacgaatctgggtttggcggatgccaggagaacaccacCTGCCGACTGcctagtgctaactgtaaagtttggtggaggaggaggaataatggtctggggctgtttttcatagatctagtgaagggaaatcttaacgctacagcatacaatgacattctagacgattctgtgcttctaactttgtggcaacagtttggggaaggccctttcctgtttcagcatgacaatgtccccgtgcagaaagcgaggtccatacagaaatggtttgtcgaaatcggtgtggaagaacttgactaccctgcacagagctctgacctcaaccccatcaaacacctttgggataaattggaacgctAACTGCaatgtgttccaacatctagtggaaagctttcccagaagagtggaggctgttatagcagcaaagggggggactaactccatattaatgcccatgat is part of the Salvelinus fontinalis isolate EN_2023a chromosome 6, ASM2944872v1, whole genome shotgun sequence genome and harbors:
- the LOC129857936 gene encoding uncharacterized protein LOC129857936 isoform X2, with protein sequence MSEAILNFQYQLSGVMETVLKTAMHEITLLVKDGFLEEVTRSKQEVDILKERLQRWRDREEEWRGMCVRCGCAGDTEEKVEALSAEGYGIKQEEILQSEGLVALREAHEVHVKEEADAQGDWGDMVTLTIPYTDAPHSDLGLSAPCASEPQPLSTPWTSEEQPSHPGSAVIPAQGIESSMGPPESMCHLRIHMQCHTRERPYSCSQCGKSFSHQSVLKRHRAYHTGERPYQCTDCGKRFIARADLKKHEQIHSRGICTISKAKLTKGVQDNEDYAAPVHVTSRTGRIIPLALLASVRQAHKQLGEDLKWRFGPNDCFRSPHNEEVTKAVMQIVKDGGKNWGPDSLIRKACNRAYEYWKAQGKIELEGSVEVIKKKKILTSRRSRLFQKRVKVGGELLATEDLDFLVGADPNFMSDEESDAEDKFTYHVLPPRWRCSRLTQIVRLCQITLDDNRLKGIEPKSARSRKLQGGRFTSRHPPKGEAKQVYVNKNDK
- the LOC129857936 gene encoding uncharacterized protein LOC129857936 isoform X1, with protein sequence MSEAILNFQYQLSGVMETVLKTAMHEITLLVKDGFLEEVTRSKQEVDILKERLQRWRDREEEWRGMCVRCGCAGDTEEKVEALSAAEGYGIKQEEILQSEGLVALREAHEVHVKEEADAQGDWGDMVTLTIPYTDAPHSDLGLSAPCASEPQPLSTPWTSEEQPSHPGSAVIPAQGIESSMGPPESMCHLRIHMQCHTRERPYSCSQCGKSFSHQSVLKRHRAYHTGERPYQCTDCGKRFIARADLKKHEQIHSRGICTISKAKLTKGVQDNEDYAAPVHVTSRTGRIIPLALLASVRQAHKQLGEDLKWRFGPNDCFRSPHNEEVTKAVMQIVKDGGKNWGPDSLIRKACNRAYEYWKAQGKIELEGSVEVIKKKKILTSRRSRLFQKRVKVGGELLATEDLDFLVGADPNFMSDEESDAEDKFTYHVLPPRWRCSRLTQIVRLCQITLDDNRLKGIEPKSARSRKLQGGRFTSRHPPKGEAKQVYVNKNDK